In Candidatus Nanopelagicales bacterium, the sequence CGGTCACGTTCCCTAAGTCCTTGTCTATTCAGCTTCTATTCAGTTTTCGCTTGGCCGATCAGTGCTCCGCTTCCAGAGCGCCCGCGATGTACACGGCCGTCAGCAGAGTGAAGATGTACGCCTGCAGACCCTGGATCAGCAGCTCGAACGCCGTCACGGCGATGGTCATCGCGAACGAGGCGATTGACCCAACGATCCCGATCACCGAGGAACTGAACAAGTACCACGTGGCCACAGTGAATGTGGCGAGCAACAGGTGCCCGGCGAACATGTTCGCGAACAGACGGATGCAGTGCGTGAAAGGTCGCACGAGGAGGTTCGAGATGAACTCGATCGGCGCCAAGATTCCGTACAACCACTTGGGTAGCCCAGGCGGGAACATCATGTTCTTGAAGAAGCCGAGTGGCCCTTGCTTCATCATGCCCAACGGCACCCACGTCACATACACGATCACCGCGAAGGCCACCGGATACGCCAGTACCGACGTGACCGGGAATTGGATACCTGGGACAACTTCGAGGAAGTTCAGCATCCAGATCATGAAGAACGCGGTGAACAGCAGCGGAACGTACTTCTCGCCCGCCTTGCCGATCACATCGCGCGCGATTCCGTCCCGTATGAACGTATAGCCCAACTCAGCGACGTTCTGGACCCCTCGCGGGACAATCTTCGGCTTGCGGAAAGCGAAGAGGAAGAACGCCATCAGCAAGATC encodes:
- the atpB gene encoding F0F1 ATP synthase subunit A; translated protein: MAVRVPFSAWGCHLQPSGCGFPAPGVEEFQFAPIFTVGPIDFDKPMILLTACSILLMAFFLFAFRKPKIVPRGVQNVAELGYTFIRDGIARDVIGKAGEKYVPLLFTAFFMIWMLNFLEVVPGIQFPVTSVLAYPVAFAVIVYVTWVPLGMMKQGPLGFFKNMMFPPGLPKWLYGILAPIEFISNLLVRPFTHCIRLFANMFAGHLLLATFTVATWYLFSSSVIGIVGSIASFAMTIAVTAFELLIQGLQAYIFTLLTAVYIAGALEAEH